The Hydra vulgaris chromosome 14, alternate assembly HydraT2T_AEP genome includes the window AGGTAAGCTTTGtgcaacattttgaaaaaagttttaaagatataattatttgaattcctcaatatatacatatataatttacgctcactaattatttcttaaatttgtcGTAATtaagagaaatttattttcatacgcttgtctaattataatttatgtaaaacacatttttaattatagcgCTGCGCttggatttttttcaatttttactttaacgttgattataaatatttgcttatatttgattataaataaatgcTTAACATAGATTATAAATATACCGGTTATAAATTTCGTTGTATATGTTTTGTGGAATAATTtgtttacttaaatatttatcaatactAAAATGCTTATATTTTCTTAAGCTGTGGAAGGGGTTTTTaacatttgaattttataatttttaaacatttgataattttgttatcaatttttattactattacttttaattttgaattacagtttcttttttcattttactacATTGTTTAAATtggtcttttatttttttaaattttattcgtATAGCAGTTAATCTAATCCAATGGCTAAAGTAAGCTAAATTGGTAAgcataaataatatgaaaattgcaacaacaaaaataaaaaaatgcaactaaTTAAACCAAATTAAAGATTTTGGAAGAAGTAAGCAAAAATGCATAAGTTtgcagtaaaaaattatttaaagtattttacaaaaatagtttatatatatatatatatatatatatatatatatatatatatatatatatatatatatatatatatatatatatatatatatatatatatatatatatatatatatatatatgtgtgtgtgtgtgcgtgtatgTATGcgttaattaaatatattaaaacgcTGTCTAAAATCCTGAATTGTTAGCAGGCATCATAAATCGGTTGTATGCAGCAGCAGTCTGTCTTTTTACTAAATTTCAATTGAAGAGATATTATAGTTTACGTATTACGCGAATTGTTAATTCCATTTTAATAACTCTTCACCTCAGAGGAATTTCTTGCATGTTAAATGCCTTTTCTAAGAGgcaataaagatttttttgtttaacatttatcCAAGACACTTCACATGGCAAGACTTTAACACGAGGAGACTctgaaaataaatcttaaagGAAATCGCTGAAACTTAACGTATGCATTCTAATGACATTTACTTGTGGGCAGGAAATTAGTTTTAACCTTACCATTTATCAGAGCTACGCGAAttatattttgagttttttaaattatatattaataacaatattttaacgtTGAAGGATTTTTAATGCAGAGAGATAAATTTAGactttgttgtattttttaacaaactgcACTTGAAAGTTTCTTTTATAAGAAAGAGTGGATTTTTGGTTAAGAAAGTTTCAACAAGTTTGGTTGAGATTTAACAAATTGataaaggaaataaaagataacgaataatttaaaaaagtcaacgaaaaatctaaaaaagctgTAATGAGccgtgttttttttattaattcttctttattttaaaattatatggcTTTCGTAGATTCTTGTTGgaatttagatattttaacgatcttttttaggaatttttatcAATCAATTATAGATGATTTCCTTATTAATAGATACTAATAATGGACACatatttttgcttaaatttgTTAGACTTAGTTCGAACTTAGCACCAATATTTTTGTAATCGTATTTTgtataaacagtttaattttttgtcaagtttgataaaacaaacaataaaattgcatttgaagcgtaattatgtttaataaaatgcttttaaaattcaaataaaagtcGAAAGTTTTCTTATCTATTACCAGAATTATTGTTAGTGTTACCATTATTGAGCTGTGTGCCTCATTGACAggcatttttaacaaaaattatatatatatatatatatatatatatatatatatatatatatatatatatatatatataacaaattctatttatttagttcaaGAATCTGACACTGTAATGTAAGAGGATGACATGGATCTTGAAGTGCTACCTGATAGTTTTAAGTACTTTAACTAGGATACCACctatttttttaggtatattcttttaaatttattttataataatttatataatttgctatTAGCTTTTATAGTTTACAGTAAATTAGATTGTTAGGTTGCAAATTTACATTTTGTTCTTTAATGCGTTGACGGCATTTGCCGCATACAATTTTGCTAAACGAACGTTAAGAATATAAAAACGCTAAAGTATTGATGTAGTATCTAAGCAAACTGCAAACTGCAATGGATCGGCAAATGGTTTACATTCAAAGATATAACATcggcttttaaaaaaaaaacaataacaaaaacagcaaGTTTTTATAAAGGACAGAATGACTTTTAGCTTATATTAATGTCATTGAATGATTAAAGGTATTTAACGCTAAAAGCTAATCGTCGGAATGGATTGATCTCATTGAGATGCTTAGTGTTTATTGTTGATGTAACttagtatgcaatataattgcagattttaatttttatttatttattgatagaATCTAATGATCCCTACTTGGGTTTTATCCAAGAACCTGAAAACGGACTGGTGGAAACACTGAATTATAAACTTACTTGTAAAGCATTTGGAGATCAACTCTTAATATATTCTTGGTACAAAGAcgatatagttataaataataaaaataatcggACACTGGTATTAGAAGACGGTTCATTGACAATTTTTAATGCATTGCGTAGTAAAGATCAAGGAAAGTATCGGTGTCTTGTGTCCAATCGGTACGGAGGGCTATTAAGTAAATCAGCATTCGTAACTTTTCCATGTAAGTAcctgatttaaaatttaattaatttttaaaacatttcagttgaataagaaaaagaattctatatttaatttgtttatacagaacgtatttataatagaatccttattcaataaacaaaacaataacaacGACAACAAAAAATCTCAGaactattaaaaagtgttttttagttaataaatttaactagcATAACGAACTAAATAATACCCTAATACTTTTAACACCCTAATAGTATGTCTTTATGCTACACTTTATGTTTACgtgtgttattattattattattatttatttaaacttttgtgttattattattattattatttatttaaaaaaattgttttatttagatttaaacgAGTTTTCAGCTGAAGACAGTAACTCGAGAGTCACAGCAGGTgataaaaaagtgcttttttGTAACGCCCCTGACTCTTATCCAGATAGAAATATTTATTGGGCAAAACGGCATTCATCAGGAAACTATTTTCCTTTGCAATTAGACATGAACTCCTATTACAGTGTTAGTGAAGCAGGCGATTTGTATTTTTCATATACTACAAAAGAAGATTACGGTATTTATTATTGCAGTGTTGAAAATAACAAATTGAGAAGAGTCTTAAAAAGGACTGTCGATCTTAAAGTCAgccaaagtaagtttttttatagttcttttttaatagtttatgcAACTTTGAActgaattaaattatttgttttgtatttaaattgtgAAACAACTTGCTTTTTAGAAGAAACGCAAGATATTGTACCGCCCGAAGTTTGGGTTTTTAATGATCAAACTGCaatgaaaaattcaaattttatgatGGAATGCATTGCATTTGGAAGGCAAGACTTTATACTTATAGTATATGCAGTGGGGTGAATTGCAAacgacaatttttaaaaaaatgcctctTAATAgctttaaatgtattttatataataaaataacacaaaagatttttttcaaaaaaaaaaattttcaaggttCGCCAAggttacaattacaattacaattacaagGTGCCTATatgtagtaatatatatatatatatatatatatatatatatatatatatatatatatatatatatatatatatatatatatatatatatatatatatatatatacttatatcaaaGACTCTGTTAAATGTTAAAAGGTCTTAAGCGGTGGGGGcgattaattgtatatttatatatttaacaaaacatgTTGTTTGAAAACGTAAATAAAGTAAGGAGACTATTTAAAAGTGattagaaactttaataaagttctgtggtgcaaaaaaaaaatatcaaactttaagacttatattatttaaaaaattaactcaaaatgttttattattagtgGGCTTGCCTGCTCACAAATCATTAAATCTGAAAATGACCATTTCTAGATCTGGATCCGCCAAGTCAAAAAGACCTAAAAATTGCCCCCTCTCCTCCTTCCTTTCAAGGTGGTCTGGATTTGCCCCTGTCCTAGAGAAactcaaacaatattttttatttaaaaatattttaaatccagcgttgttttattataaagaactcGTCTAGAGCTATTAACGGGTAATGCATAAGTTATtggacaaattttaatttaattttcctagCTAATAAAACAATCACATGGTTCGATGTATATGCATACAAAAACtatgaaatgtttattttattatctaaagtaaatttttttaaatgcaaattcgaaatttttttaataaaaagtcataatgtaaaaaaagtgaaatcgtaaatcatttcaaaaaagaagGAATAGTACAAAATACAatctataacttaaaaaatgttcatttaTACTCTGAAAAAAAGCATTCTGGTCATCTGACACCATGAGCAAGCCAAACTAAAGAGACTTGTAAAAAACCGAAAGGGGGTCAGTCGGAGAAAATTGGGTATTAAATTCGGTGTGAATTAATTGATAAATGGTCGTCAACTAGAAAAAACAAGTATTCAATGCAGAAAACGTATGAAGACTTCCAAATACACCATAGaacaacaaataaaagcaaaaaaaaaagatgccgAAAACTTGCTAATCAGTTCTATAACACAAATTCACTTCTGGCCATtgataataaatacttttgttttgcaTGTGTTAATATGACTGGAAATTCAAAATACTACACTGACATCAAAGAAACATGTCTAGAAAGTGTTCGCTTTGTGGGATAagagaaattttcaaaaaagtttacgAGGTAGGTTGGCAAGCTTGATTATAGAAAATCTTGATGAATCGAATCAAACtacaattaaaagtaactattttaaattttttaaatttgcttatgAAAGGTGTCAAAGCAAAATTGAGATCAATTGCAGATCATAGAGCAGATGGTGGAGATAATGATTGCAGGTTATAGATCAGATGATGGAGTAATGATTGCAGATTATTGAGTTTTTccgtataataaataaataatttttatttacaattaaatatcttgatttagcaaaaaatcttaataaattttaataaaaatttacttaaaactaatatattaaagattttagtcCGATAACTTATGCGCAACCCGCtacaaagcaatttttaaaagttgttgtttttagatgcattctaatataaagtatattttatatgcaatttccaatatatattttatgcacttaaactttattcatatttttataagacTTCTTTCTTATTACAACTTGTAgcaaaaaagtttcttttaactttAGACCCGTTCCAACAATGCAATTCCGTCGTGTTGATACTAACGCAATACTAAAAGGATCTTACCAAGTTGGTAACAGGCTACGTTATGAATTTGGTAGCTTTGATGTTCAACATAGAGGCGAATACTCTTGCGAAGTTTCCAATGATTTAGGTCAAACAAATTccaaaacagcttttttagagCTAGAAGGTAATAGTTGTTTcgcaatcttttaaatataatttttttttttttttttttttttttttttgccgtaaATGTCCATCTGTTAACAAGCTGTTAGATGTCAAACTTAAAGATGTATCATCTTTGTTTACTTTTCCTTCCTTCCCAAAGCTtcactttaaaaagttttacttagataattaacatatatatgcttacaatatttataaacatatatatatatatatatatatatatatatatatatatatatatatatatatatatatatatatatatatatatactatatatatatatatatatatatatatatatatatatatatatatatatatatatatatatatatatatatatatatatatatatatatatatatatatatatatatatatatatatatatatatatatatatatatatatatatatatataaatcatatatatgattttaaaaaatttttatattcagcTTCTCCCGAAATGATAACACCTGATGAAAATAAGTTTTCTGCACAAGATACAACTATATCTTTTCGCTGTGAAGCTACGGGTGTCCCTGCTGTTACGTACAGCTGGTATTTAAATGGACAGTTATTAGAACCTAGTGATGGGGTATCAACTAAAGGTACATTAACAATAACTGTAAAAAGCTCAAAATCTTCTGGATTTTATCAATGCATTGCATCTAACAGACACGGCGAAGCTATGATGACAATACGCTTTTCAGTTTTAGGtagaaatttaataactaattatttattttttgtataaatatctGTTAATTTCTGTTTTGGTTTAACttctgctaaaaaaatttaatatttaaaactttttaaaaatattttttaaaacgctTTATAGAAACACCTGCTGCGTTTGGGCCATTAAGTACAAGCCCTGCAGAAACTACTCATGCAGTTGTTGGCGGTTTtgcacaaatattttgtataccTACTGGAGCCCCAAAACCCACAAtaacttggaaaaaaattaatgatactacagaaattttgaaaacaagcgataaatatacaatattacCAACAGGaacactaaaaataaacaatattaagcTTTCTGATAGTGGTATATACGAATGCACAGCTAAAAATAGATTAGGTTCAGCAACACGAAGCGGAGTTTTAGAAGTAACAGGTAACCCCGTTATGCATATCTTTTCTTCAACGTTTTTATTGCgctattttattaatactataacattaattttttatatgttttatttttagcaaaaatagttttaagaagTATAAATAATAGGGATTTAGTATTGACGCATTAAATGCACTGAAGATCGttgtaaataatttacatgAAATGTAAATAAACCTTTAAAACCATTTCATGTTGCCATGTTCAAGTTCAAGGAAAAAGTCAtacgaataaaaaattaataaaaaaaaaaaaagaatggagTTATAATTGATGACAATGAAGGATAGTTAGAGAAACAGTGCAACTGTTTGTAAAAACCATTAGAAGCTGAAGCTAGCACGTTTGATAGAAAGCACATCAAATGTTATAGTGAAATGTAGATGTTTGGCGAGGGAAAAGATGATGAGGAAATAGGTGGTTTTTCTTTAAGATGATGGGAATAAATGGTTTTCTCTAGGGAATAGatggtttttctttaaaaaaaactagtcaCTTAGAATTATATTgagttgaaaaattaatttgaaatttcaaaatcttcTCAAGGCTCCGCAACAAACTTaagaagttatttaaataaaaaattttttacaactatttagATATGTAATAATATGAAtagagttttgttttattaatatttttaacatatgcGGAACTATTCCATATCGTGCAGCGCACTCTGCATATATAGGTAAGTATTTGTGCGTCATAGTAAAATTACGAAGTACATTTTAATAGgttaatacaaaacaaaaggTTACGGCTGTagtttcagaaaatattttgtctgATTTAATTTATGTCGTTCATACTTTTAACAGTTTAATACGGGCAAAAAAGAACATTGCATGTTAGTGCTaaaatccaaaaatttttttgaaattctcgATAATCCTATTCTTTAACCgctaataaaacattttataaaagtattctGAATATGGAAAACTCCTATTCCCTATCTAAATCCACATCCGAGATGAGGTTAGAACCcgctttataaaaacattatggAAGAATTTAGTTGATTATCTTAAACAGAGCTTATCTTAAACAAAGCTTTTCTCAGCTGCGTACGCTTAAGGGAGTGAGTGGTAAAGTAATAACTCCCTGAAGACTTACCCAGCCTGCATTTGGTCCTTAAACAACGTCTTTGAAACGTCTTTGAACGTTcttaacgtcttttaaacgttcaaactAAATGCCGGCTGGTTAAGTTGTTATATTGTCAGTCACAATATGGAATTCACTTAACTTTAGAGCAAGCATAAGGAAAATACCTATGCCTATGcagataaagttttaaataaaattttttttggaaacgaGCAAAATCAGGTCAGCAAAACCACAAACAAAAGCAAAGAAATTACAAAGATGATGATCCAAAGGCATTTGACCTCACTGAAAATGTGTAAGGTAGCAAtgtaagattttaattttgagATTCAATGTaggttttaaaaagtatacacaAGCCTGTACTCATtcctttaaaaactaatttatctGTTTACAAACCCCTCGTTTTAGTTGGGGCTCAAAAATTTACTTGAGTATAACGTTTTAAAAgctaaatgatttttaaataaaatttaaaacattgattattagatgaaacttaaaatatatcgAATATAAGAATGTATACTAAATATTATGAGTAtatttggtaaaatatttttttattaactcacTGCTCTTATATTTAAGGTGAAGGAagggaaaaaaagaaataggtTTTAGGGTATTTTTGTTTCACAGCTCTTATCACCGCAATTTTTACAAAGCGTTCTTATTTGATATTAACATAAGCCTACATAAGTGTTTTATGTTTGAAAGTAATCTTTCAATCTTaaacaacagcaaaaaaactCGATCTTGGAACTGGGACCAGGAGCACTGTTTTTGAGggtttttatatatcaataaatgaGTGTAGtagttttatcaaagtttttatagcCTATATCATCAACAGAAAGagtaaattacttattttatgaaagagattttaaaattagaaatactaacgcattgaaacttttttgtttaagtacattttttatgcagttacgtttacaatattataaattaatcagTTTGCTTTAATTTATATTGATCTCAGTTACTAAGTAGCTAACTGTCACTAAGTAACTAACagttatttaagaaattatatttatcgaAGTAAAAAGGAGTTGTGTAATTGAATTGTGTTTAGCGTTAGCGGTATTCTTGAATATTTGAACGTTGATAATatcaacataataaaataccacgaactttcaataataataaaaatgtacagcaactattttattattaaatggcgtaaaagtaaattacaggGGGTAAAGTATGCCTTTTTAACCACAAGTTCGAGAGccataaaaccaaaaataaaaaaaagtcaatatagtTGTTGATATTATCGATATCTTTTGCATTCTGATTTATTTTCATAGTCAGTGTAGTGGTGTGACATCCCTCATTGCTGGTTATTTTCAGCATGTAGTCggtttttatagaaaatagttGCTAGTCAgcatttgttatattttaaaggcCCTTCTCCTCCTCATTTTATATTCTAGAATCGCCGCTGAACACGTGAAcagataaataatttatgttgcaaatatttaaaatccgttcacaaacaccaaaaaaaaaagacttttactGTTTtagttgtcatttttttaaaattcaaaactttttttttgtagatggAATTGCTATAACCGAACCGTTAGCTGTAAGTGATGCTGTTATTGTTGGTGATACTATTCTTCTAAAATGTGTAACATCTTGCGTTCAGGATATTGAAGTAATATTTACCTGGTATAGAAGCCAACATAAGTTAAACTCAAATACTCCTAGAACTAACATTGTTCGTGAAAAAACAAGCTCCACTCTTACAATTTCTAATTCAACGTCAAAAGATGCTGGTTATTACACATGTAAAGCACAATGGGCCAATAAATCAGTTGAacgaaaaatttttataattgtaacgGGTAAGTagtctatttaaatattttaaaatgcttaatttcATTTGTGCTATTACAActtatttatacaattatagAGTAAAATTAGGTCAGTTAACTGAACTATAAAagtgaataactttttttaatttaaaataattattcattaaattttgttgttgttattgttagaTTGAAAAGACATAAATCTTTTTGGAGTCATAACTTTATATATAGACCTATAGCTCAAGatctaaatatctaaaaaaaattagtgtgtAGGAGAAAGGGGAAGGGTAGGGAGCACACACTATTTAGTTATTTCATACACTAAATACtaaatattgctttaaaaagcCACGTTTGAATTGAATTTAATGGCTCATTCCAATAATATCTGTTTGACTTCACTGTATTGAATTTCAGGAACTTACCCATTTCACTGGGACAAAAGGATCTAACATTGGCATTGAGTCAGGACGGATTTGTCaccaaaaatattttcgttTCTATAAATATATCGGCAAAGTATGTCTTTTATTCTTAAACAcaacacatttttaataatactataaatTACACATATTATACACTTATGTTTGGAAAATACTATTTCATAAAATCTAATCTCATTCAGTACCATTGTATCTCTTCCCCAAAGTGGCGAATAAAATGTTATCCTAAAGGCACGCTAGAGTAGACCGCCCCGTTCTCCTCTCCATTTCACacacattttaaataatttacgttcctgttaaataaacaatataaatatatacgtaTATCTTTAACCCATTAATATAATGGCAATGCAATTACCATTTTTACcaattacaattataatataatggTAATGCAATTATATTTGTGTTAATGGGTTaagatcaaaatatatttttatattatttatattttattatgttgttttttttaattttttaaagattttttttctttattcagtTTGACCTGGTTTTactcttctttattttatgtattttgtgctttgtataattttattcaagttaaaaaatttataaatccgTACTAAAGGTtgattatgatatatttatatatttataaatatttaattaaaaattattaaacaaatttattacgACAAAACCGATTCgagaaagaaataaaagttcattCCACTTTTACTGCAAGTTGATAGCAAAAGTATCAGGTGCCTCAGTGCAAGAAAACCGAATagaaataaattactaaattgtataaattagcTGATTTAATTTGGTAtaaattcaaaagttaaaatttataatccaaaagttttaaaattaataaaaataaagagaataaTTAATATACTCATATTTGTATTTAGAAAATAGGTTAAAAATTGCtcgtaaaaaatgattttttttatgactccagaatggttattttaaataatttcttcacattactcatttttattgaagtttataTGATTTAATCTACAAACTCTCAATTGCATAACAcgatttttctaatttaaatgaaaaatataataccCTGatggaagttttttttgtcttttagcTTCTTATTAGCCTTTCAGTAAAACGCCTTTTCTCTGTAAAAGCTTCATGAAATGTTCTTTGGGTTTTTCcgttttaattagtttagctaaatttatatataaatattgtatcttCGTGGTCATTCATAGTTGAGAGAAATTGCAGCGTTTAATAGCATGCATGTTTTTGCTATTAACATACTTAAAAGTggattgaatatttttaattaattatttgttgctttttttttactattttgttcattaatgttttataatagtgtcaTTATTTGTTGCATATAAGCATACATCCCTTTTAGCCTCATTCCAGGCATCCTTTTGTTACTTTTACATTGTAAACGTCAcactaatttataaattagtttttaaagtaacgcCTCGTTTGACATGATGCAGTTAAACAATTCCTGTTGGGAGAATTTACATGATCATTTTGTTTTCttactttaacaaaaatgtttttagctttattttttattaatttataaacatattttgtattacacattaaaaaatgtttatctaacTTTTATTGCGTGAAACGATTCTCCACTAGTTTACACGCCCACTTGAAAGCACATTGTTACTCACTTTATGTTGTTTGCCAACTCATGTTAATTAAGTTTATCTTTACTTGTTTGGGTTTCGTTTTT containing:
- the LOC101237539 gene encoding contactin-4 isoform X1, with the protein product MTWILKCYLIVLSTLTRIPPIFLESNDPYLGFIQEPENGLVETLNYKLTCKAFGDQLLIYSWYKDDIVINNKNNRTLVLEDGSLTIFNALRSKDQGKYRCLVSNRYGGLLSKSAFVTFPYLNEFSAEDSNSRVTAGDKKVLFCNAPDSYPDRNIYWAKRHSSGNYFPLQLDMNSYYSVSEAGDLYFSYTTKEDYGIYYCSVENNKLRRVLKRTVDLKVSQKETQDIVPPEVWVFNDQTAMKNSNFMMECIAFGRPVPTMQFRRVDTNAILKGSYQVGNRLRYEFGSFDVQHRGEYSCEVSNDLGQTNSKTAFLELEASPEMITPDENKFSAQDTTISFRCEATGVPAVTYSWYLNGQLLEPSDGVSTKGTLTITVKSSKSSGFYQCIASNRHGEAMMTIRFSVLETPAAFGPLSTSPAETTHAVVGGFAQIFCIPTGAPKPTITWKKINDTTEILKTSDKYTILPTGTLKINNIKLSDSGIYECTAKNRLGSATRSGVLEVTDGIAITEPLAVSDAVIVGDTILLKCVTSCVQDIEVIFTWYRSQHKLNSNTPRTNIVREKTSSTLTISNSTSKDAGYYTCKAQWANKSVERKIFIIVTGPNGHEVTDKEGHPDVVSTDKPARSKFGPPGKPLYVSATELSGTFVQIFWSKGRDNGSPIVKMHLQVRTMFEPEKWFTVKVSNKTDKERDSEIVELSPWVDYKIRVIAENMYGLGEPSAETIKWIKTPIDKPTKFPLNVVGKGTAPNELKITFQPLEEIDQNAPGISYVVYYKEVHSSYEMIKENVPKGQTFIKIILSSQDTFYKLYEFQLQARNSVGDGPLSPLQTAYTGERTPLVFPTNFKVEITKDCTARAYWDEVPKDRLSLRGRFLGYKFFYWENPLQKNARNEQYLTTHSNSASVKLLPNTEYYFEVLAYNSAGDGPSSSPFGPLKTPESVPSIPANFKIQEASIDYAIFSWNEPLLPNGKIRHYIFWYFHLPNGTFQEEIVYIDELIKRVEIPYSYKTYQFEIAAVTGAGVGESAKITFDFSKLPKIKPNAPAITMTGKSAVVLTWAPVTEIKITGYKVFYWEEGSSEKKEAALNESTDDVVTTIHGLNSGTLYFFQVAVENMYGVGPRSDIVSTLTTGPRVKSGKQDKISSAALVRPSVLLLILPFIVALLVPR
- the LOC101237539 gene encoding contactin-4 isoform X2, which encodes MTWILKCYLIVLSTLTRIPPIFLESNDPYLGFIQEPENGLVETLNYKLTCKAFGDQLLIYSWYKDDIVINNKNNRTLVLEDGSLTIFNALRSKDQGKYRCLVSNRYGGLLSKSAFVTFPYLNEFSAEDSNSRVTAGDKKVLFCNAPDSYPDRNIYWAKRHSSGNYFPLQLDMNSYYSVSEAGDLYFSYTTKEDYGIYYCSVENNKLRRVLKRTVDLKVSQKETQDIVPPEVWVFNDQTAMKNSNFMMECIAFGRPVPTMQFRRVDTNAILKGSYQVGNRLRYEFGSFDVQHRGEYSCEVSNDLGQTNSKTAFLELEASPEMITPDENKFSAQDTTISFRCEATGVPAVTYSWYLNGQLLEPSDGVSTKGTLTITVKSSKSSGFYQCIASNRHGEAMMTIRFSVLETPAAFGPLSTSPAETTHAVVGGFAQIFCIPTGAPKPTITWKKINDTTEILKTSDKYTILPTGTLKINNIKLSDSGIYECTAKNRLGSATRSGVLEVTDGIAITEPLAVSDAVIVGDTILLKCVTSCVQDIEVIFTWYRSQHKLNSNTPRTNIVREKTSSTLTISNSTSKDAGYYTCKAQWANKSVERKIFIIVTGPPGKPLYVSATELSGTFVQIFWSKGRDNGSPIVKMHLQVRTMFEPEKWFTVKVSNKTDKERDSEIVELSPWVDYKIRVIAENMYGLGEPSAETIKWIKTPIDKPTKFPLNVVGKGTAPNELKITFQPLEEIDQNAPGISYVVYYKEVHSSYEMIKENVPKGQTFIKIILSSQDTFYKLYEFQLQARNSVGDGPLSPLQTAYTGERTPLVFPTNFKVEITKDCTARAYWDEVPKDRLSLRGRFLGYKFFYWENPLQKNARNEQYLTTHSNSASVKLLPNTEYYFEVLAYNSAGDGPSSSPFGPLKTPESVPSIPANFKIQEASIDYAIFSWNEPLLPNGKIRHYIFWYFHLPNGTFQEEIVYIDELIKRVEIPYSYKTYQFEIAAVTGAGVGESAKITFDFSKLPKIKPNAPAITMTGKSAVVLTWAPVTEIKITGYKVFYWEEGSSEKKEAALNESTDDVVTTIHGLNSGTLYFFQVAVENMYGVGPRSDIVSTLTTGPRVKSGKQDKISSAALVRPSVLLLILPFIVALLVPR